DNA sequence from the Candidatus Methanomethylicota archaeon genome:
CCTATTCCTATATTCAAATATGATCCTATTACAAATTCTTTTATTCAAATTAATAATCCAATTGATTCTAAAACTATAAGAGAAATTTCTGAAATTGTTCCTCTACATAAATTAAAAGAAGAATATAATTTATATTCAAATTTTCTTAAAAGATTAAAAGAATTAGCTCCTTTTAATCCACAACTTGGATCTCATGTAGTTGTTACTGAATTAGTTCAAGAACTTTATAGAATGGAACAAATTCCTGAAATTTTAAGGAGGATTAAAAATTGAATAAAAAATTAGAAAATATAAGTAATAAAATTCCTTTAAGAGAAATTCTCATAAAATTTTATTCTATTCCTATATACATATCAGGAATGATGATTACTCCTCAAAAATTTATAACAAAATTATTTTTCATTACATTTATTTCAATTTTTATTACTACTATATTATTAATATTTAAAATTTATTTTGGAATTTTATTTATAATTCCTCCAATATTATATGCTATTATTCCTTATTTAGAAATAATAAAAAGAAAGAATAATTGTGAAAGAGAATTACCTTTTGTCTCAACTTTTTTAACTATGGCAGCTACTTCATCAATTCCATTATCATTAACAATTTTAAATCTTTCAAAATTATATTCTTTAAAAGCATTTGCTAAAGAAGCTATGAGAATAGAAAAAATTAGAAAATTATATGCTCTTAGTCCATCAGATGCTATTATTTTTGAAGCAAAAAATCATCCATCAGAATATACAAAATCTGTACTTCTTACAGCTATTTCTGCTCAAAAATCTGGAGAATCTCTATATTTAATAATGAAGGATGAAATGATTAAATCTTTTTCAATTTTATTATCAAGATTAAAAATTCTTTCAGATAAATTTTCATTACTTGCTTCTTTACAAATAATTATTTTTATAATAATTCCTATGGCAATGATAACTTTAGGAGTAATGTTCTCTGGAATTATAAAACCTTTATTTCTTACATTTATATGTATAGGATTGCCATGTATATTTACACCTATAATGAGTTATTTTATAGATTTATATTTTCCAAAAGAACTTACTGAACCTTTGAATTTACTACCATTTATAATATCTTTAAGTTTTATACCAATAGCTATCTTTATTATTTTTAAAGAAGTTTTATTTTATTCATTTCCATATATATTAGCATTTTTAATTATTATTTTTACAATACCAATAGCTATTTTTTATCATTCTCAAAGAAGAAAAACTAAACAAATATTAGAAGCTCTTCCTACTTTTTCACGTTCAATAGCTGAAAAAGTTAAAAAAGGATTATCTCCTACTCAAGCTTTACTTTCAATTAATAGAGATTTTAATTCAATTTTTAATAAAATTCTTTATAAAATATCTATTTATATAAAAGGAGGATTGAGAATAAAAGAAGCTTCTTTAATTATAAAAATGCCATGGATAGCTCATGTTTATTTTGAATTATTAGATTTTGCAGAACAAATTGGAGCTGATCCTAGAGCTATGGAAGCTTTATCAGATCTTGTTAATAATATTCATTCTTCAATAAAATCTCTTTCTTCACAAACTTCATTATTTAAATTTTCATGTATTATTAATTCTATTATATTACCATTTGTAATAAGCATGGTTATTGAAATAGTTGTAAAAATATTTACTAATATATCTAGTATTATTCCATATATTCCAATGGAATTTTCATTTATAACACCAGAATTATTACCAATAGTAAAAACAATAGCATATTCTGGAGTAATCTTAGATGCTTATCTTCTTGGATTAATTGGTGGAAAAATATCAGAAGGTTCTATAGTAGATGGATTATTAATGGCATTAATTTGTGTAATAATCGCATTAATTACATTATTTATATTTGTTGAATTAAAAATTATTAATTCAATATTTTATTAAGTGATTTTTATGAAAAATTTATTAATATTTATTTCTAATTTTTATAAAAATTTATTAAAAATAATTATTATATTAAAATTATTAATTATTTTTATATCAATTATATATGGTATGAATAATAGTATTATATTTGCTCATATTATTCCAATAGAGTGTAATGAAGATAATACTTTTTATCCTGGAGATTCTTTTTTAATAAATTATACTATTTCATTACCATCAAGAGGAATTTTTTATGATTTTTATGGAAATCCATGTGAATATTATTATAGCTTGGATTATGTAGAAGTTTTTGGAGAAGACATAATTGGTAATAAATCAATAGCAATTAATGATATAATTAAGTGTTCAATATCATTAAATGCTTCTTCAGGAATAAAAATTATAAATATAATAGCTTATGGAAAATATCATTATCAATATTGGATAAATGAAAGTAATTATTGGTTAGAAAATTCAATAACATGGTCTATACAATTAAAAATAAAAGTTGTTGAATATAACCCATGTTTTACTACATTCATTTACTTATTACCTAGTGAAACTACTTATAAATCAAAAATTGTTTTATTAATTAGATATGATGGAAATTCTTATAATTTAATGCAAAGAGCTTTGATAGATTCTTATGATTCAAAAACTATAGGAATGAGCTTATTATTAAATAAAGATTTATTAAATAAAGAAAATTTAATAAATTTAAAATCATTAAAAAATTTTATTTTTGAAGAATTTAAATGGCTTAATAATATTGATATTTATATTGAAGAAAAAATTATTAATGGACCAATAATAGAAGAATTCTCTCCTAAAATATTTAATAGAGAAAATAGGTATGTTAAATATATTTTTAATCCTATTGATTTAAATGAAGAAATTTTTGAAAAATTTAATATATCAATTAATCTTTATTGGTCTAGATTTTCTAATTTTAAAATATCAAAATCATTAGAATTATATAATATGGCTTTATTTATTCCTATTGAAGTAATTGATGCAAAAAAAGTTTATGTATATACATTATTGAATAAAGATTTTCTTATTTCTAATTTTCAAGAACCTCCAGAAGATGAATGGTTTTATGAACAATGGATTAATGATGTGAAATTTACTAAACCTCTATTAGCTAATACTTTACTTATTGAAGGAGAAGGAAGGATTTTAATTCCAAGGACATTATCATGTAGATATAATATTACTGTAGAATTTGATAATAGAAAAGGATGGATTCCATTGGATCTTTCTTTAGCTTTTTTAACAATTCCATCAAAAACTATAATAATTAATACAAAATTTGAATTAAATACAACTTTTTTAGATTATGATTCAAATATAAGAATTAAAATAAATACAACAACTCCAATTAAAAATATTACAATATTTTCAAAAGATATGATATGGCATATACTTAATTATGAACCAATGAATAGAACATATTATGATATTTGGATTGAAAAACCTAGAAATCTTAAAGAAAGTACAATAGTTTATATGAAGGTTGTAGATATTTGGGAGAATTCAAAAATAATAGAACTTGGTAAAATAGAACCGTATATAGAAATACTCTATAATATACCTTATGATAAGATTGTCATAATAATTTTAATAATTTTTTCAATTATATTTATTTATGAATTTTTAAGAAAAATTTTATCCAGTTTTTAAAATCTCTATATAAAAAATAATTGGATATGTCTGCAGCTCTTATTATTCTTCCACTCATAGGAATATTAATAACTATTATATCTGGAGCAATAGCAATGTTATTTCCAAATATAGCTATTTCATTTCTTGGAGCTATTAATGCTCCTCAAAATATTTACTCATTATTAATAGAAATACCAAGACCTTTTTGGGATAATAATACTTATTTTTTTCCAGCAATTGAAAATAATATAATAAGTGGTTATAGTGGATTAATAGGAATTTCAATGACAAATTTTTATGCTATGGCTAGGATAATAGCTTTTATTTTATTAAGTTTTTCAATAATAATTGCTTCTTTTTCTTATTTTTTACAAAATTTTAAAATTATTAATGAAGGAATAGCAATTAGAATACTTACAGGTTCAATAATGTGTATAATTTTTATATACATTTTTCCTATAATCTATGATTCTATTGCTATAATAGTAAATACAATCACATATCCTAGTCCATATAGTATATTAAAGCCAGGAATGATTGATGAAATATTATTACATTCTTCAATTATTTTACCAACTGAAAATAATGATATAGGAAGTGCTTTAGCTGGATTATTTATTAATCTTTTACTTTTTATATTTACACTTATAACATATATATCATTAACTATAATGGGAATATTAAGAACATTCTTTATTGGAGCAGCTTTTGCTTTAATGCCTATTCTCTTAGTATTAAGATTATTACCTTTTATAGATAGAATAGCAGATATATTTATACAAGTATTAATTGGTGGAATTTTAACATCAATTATAGTTAGTATATTTTTCGCTTTTGGCTATGATTTAATAACTTCTTCAAAAATAACTGGATTAATGAAAACTTTAATATCACTTGGAATATTATTATCATCATCACTTATGATTACTTTTTTAATACCAACATTGGGCTCAATAATGTCTACAGTAACTAATGTAATAATAGGAGCAACTACAGGAGCTGCTATAGGAGGAGTAGCTATAACTACAGGAGCTGCTATAGGAGCTTATCAAGCAGGACAAGTACTTTCACCTTTAATTAAAGCAGGAGTAATTTCAACAGAATCAGCAATATTAAGAAGTACTCTTTCAGCTTTAGGTGGTGCAACTGGAACATTAGGAACAATGGCTTCTAGAATTATACCAGGAATAACAAATTTTGGATTACCTACAGCTATTTCCATGGGTAGAAAAGCAGCTTCTTTAGCTACATTAAATCTTCCAGAAATAGAAGAATCAGAAATTGCAGAAGCTTTAGTATTAAAAGCAGCAGCTACACCTCATGATGCTGAAGATAACATTATGGAAATAGAAAAATGGTGTGAAAAAGTTAAAACAATGTTACTTAATAGACCTCCAGAAGTTATAGGTTATGAAATAGCTAATATGACTAGAATTAAAATAAAAAATTATGAATTATTAGGAAGAAAATTTCAAGAAAAAATAAATGAATTAATTAATTTAACAGATGATAATCCTAATACTCAAAAAATACTATTATCTAGAATTGGAAGATTATATAATACATGGAAGGAAATGTCAATAAATTCATTAATATCAGATCCTGATGATAAGAATAAGAAAATATCATTAAGTGAATATGTAGATAAATTAGCAAAAAAAACTTTAGAAAATAATAATTTAGAAAATAATAAAGAAGAATTAGAAAGAATGAAACAAAAAATATTTGAAATTATTTTAGAAAAAAAGCAATTAAATGGAATTTCTCCAATTACATTATATTCAGCTATAAAAGAAAAGAAAATTAATGCTAATAAAATATCAGAATTTATTCTCAAAGATTATTTAAAACAAAAAATGAATAATCAAAATAATAATTCATAAATTTTGATAATTCTTCCTTTTAAATTTTCATAATATTTAAATTAAATGGTGATAATTATGCCAAAAATTGTAAATACTTTATGGTTTGAAACACTTTCATCATGGAATCAACCATTTATTGATACTCCATTTTGTCCAATAACACCAAGACAATTATTATTAATAATAATAGGAGCTCTTATTGGATATAGTATTTATAAAAATTTTTTCATAGAAAATTTTCTTAGAATAGGAATATCTTCAATTCCATTTATTTTTTCAATTATAATAGCATCAAAGAAAATTAAAACAATCCCACCTGAAAAATATTTATTATATTTAATTTTTAGGAATTATAAGAAAAAAGAAGAAAAAATAAGAAAAAATAAAGAAGAAAATAGAATTGAAAAAATTCCTGAAGAAGTAAAGCATGTTCTTAGAAAATTTATTCCACCTTTAAAATCAATATCAATTAAATTAAATTCTCCAATAGAAATCACAGGAGTATTAAGAAATCCAAAAACTAATATGCCTATGTCAAATACTTTATTTTATGCATCTATTGGTGAATTAATATTAACTGGTTATTCAAATGAAAAAGGAAATTATAAAATTAAACTTAATTTAGAAAATCCTGGATCATATCATATGATTTTAGCTGTTCAAGGCTTTGATACTCCTGTAGATTCAATATTAATTAATGTAAAAGATGATTAATATGATGTTTTATGAAATTTTTCCTACAAATTTTTACATGCTTCCAGAAAATCGTCAAAATGAATTATTAGCTAAATTTACTTTATTTTTACATTCTATTCCTTCTACTATAAGAGTAATTATAATAAAAGGAAAAAGAGGAGTTGAAATTGAAGGAAGAATAGTTGTAATAGAACATCCTACATTTTATATAGAATGTCAAGAATCCATAGATAATATTTTAGAATCAACACAATTTCTTTTTCAAAATATAGATTCAATTCCAATTCCAAAAATAAGAAAGGAAAAATGGAATTATTTAATACTTGAAGATGGAAGATTTGCAAAAAATTTTACTATTTATGAATTACCATCAGTATTACCAATAGGTTTCTTATCTGAATTATATGATATTGCAGATTTAATACAATTTAAAATAACTTCACTTCCATCTGAAGATGCGGTATCAAAGCTTGAAAATTATAAAAAAACATTAAATGCCTTAATATTAACTCATTTAAATAAGAAACGCTCTCCTCCTCAAAATTTATTATTAAAAAAAGAAATGGTTGAAGCTACTTTACAAGCTATAATAATGGGATTATCAAAATTATTTAAAATATCTATTAATTTTACTATTTTTGCTTCATCAATAAAAGAACTTAAAGAAAAATCAAAACAACTTCAAAATAAACTTTCAGCTCGTTTAATAAAAATAGATTCACCTAAATTTTTACAAAAAGAAATTTATGAAGGAGATGGAAAGAAATTATATGTTGAAAGTAATACTATTTGTGCTTTTTATCCTTTTGTAACTAGTGAAATAATTGAATCAGGAGGAATTTTCTTAGGTATAAATGTTAAATCAGGTGCACCAGTAGTTTTTAATCCACTTATAAGACCTAATTTAAATATAAGTATTATTGGAACAAGTGGCTCAGGAAAATCTTTTACAACAAAAATTTTTCTTAAGCGTTTATTAGAAAAACATCCAGATATGCTTGTCTATATTATTGATCCTGAAGGTGAATATAGTGCTTTAATGAATTGGCTTGGAGGAGAGACTATTAATATTTCTTCATTAGAACTTGGATTAGATCCTTTAATTCTTTTTGAAAAAGGAGAAGCTGCTGATATAATATGTGATGCAACTGGACTTATTGATAGAAAAGATATTTCTAGAATAAGAGATTTAATAATGTCTTCTAATTCACTTTTAGAACTTTATAATAAACTTCCAAGTGATTTAAAAGAAAAATTTTCTTCTATAATTAATGGTCCTGAATCTTTTATATTTAGAGGAGAATCATTATTATTTTCACCAAAAATGTCATTTAATATGAAAGGAGTAGAATCTAAATTTATTAAACAATTATCTTCATTATTAATATTTGGAAAAATATGGCAAATAGTATCAAAACATAATGTATTTGGAATTTCAAAAGCAACTCCTAGATTAATAATAGTAGATGAAGCTTGGTTATTTATGGAAGTTCCATCTGCAGCTATATTTTTAGAAAAAGTTGCAAGACTTGGAAGAAAGAGAAATTGTATTTTAATAATTAATACTCAAAGACCTGCTGATATTATAGAAAAAAATTTTGGAAGAACAATATTAGAAAATTCTGCTACAAAAATAATTATGAAACAAGATGAATTAAATAAAAAAATTATGAGTGAGATTTTTGGACTTAGTAATCAAGAAATTGAACTTACTATAAATCTTTCACAAGGTGAGGGACTTTTAATGACTGAAACTACACATATTTGGGTACATTTCTTAGCATCTTCTGATGATGAATATTGTTTATTTACTACAAAACCATCAGAATCTATGACTTTTTAAATAAAAATTTCTATAATTATATGGAGACAACAAGTCGCTTTTTTCTTTTAATTTTAATAATATTATCTATCTTATCTAAGATTATGTTATCAAAATTCTCACTATCATTAAAGAATAATAAAGGTAATTCTGAGAGGATTAATGAATCTCTTAATAGACTTAAAGAAAATTATGAAGCAATTGATTTAGCAATAAAGCAAAGCAGTTCAACAAATAGCTAAAGGAGCTCAATCAACTTCATCTGCTATACAAAATATACTTTCTGAAACTGAAAAAGGTCAATCCATTGTTCAAGAATTTTTAAAATCTAGACAAGGTCTTGTAGATAGTGCAAAAAAAGGAAAAACATTATCTGAAGAAGCAGTATTAAGTGCTCAAAAATCCATGGAAGTAGTAAATATTATTTCTCAAATTACAGAAAAAGCAAAATCTTCTCTTAATTATTTAGAAGATGCAAGTAAAAAAATTAGTGAAGTTATAGATACTATAAAAGATATTGCAGATCAAACATCATTATTAGCATTAAATGCTGCTATAGAAGCAGCTAGAGCAGGAGAAGCAGGAAGAGGTTTTGCAGTTGTAGCAAGTGAAATAAGAAAACTTGCAGAAGAAACAAGAAAATCTGTAGATACTACACAACAATTAGTTAAAAAAGTACAAGAAGCAACAAATAATACTCTTGATAATATGAGAGATTTAACTAATAAATTAAGTGAAGGTAGTAATGTAATAATGTCAGGTATAGAATCATTAAAGAAATTATCTTCAGTAACAATTGAAATTTCAGATGCTGTATTTGGAAGGGGGGCAATGGCTCAAGCAATAATGGAGATGATAAAAAAGATTAAAGAATCAATTGAAGAAGTTGCATCTGCAGCAGAAGAAAATGCTTCTGCTACAGAAGAAATAACTTCATCAATTGAAGAAGTTTCATCATCCTTAGAATCTCAAAAAGAAATAATTAATGAACTTACTAAATAATTTATAAATAATCTTATTTAACAATAATTCATATTAAACCGAAAACTTTTTATTATATTAATTTGCTTTTTAAAGCAAGTTGAATAAAAATGTCTGAAATAAGAAAAATTGAAGATTTAAATCCTGCTTCAAGGAGAATAGACCTCTTAGTAAAAGTTTTAGAAATAAGTCCAATTAAAGAAGTTTCTACAAAAGATGGAAAAAAACATAATGTTGTAGAAGTATTAGTTGGAGACAATACTGGATGTGTATTAATGAGTCTTTGGGATAATGATATAAATAAAGTTAAAGTAGGTCAAACTATTTCTATAAAAAATGCTTACATTACATTATTTAGAGGTTCAATGCGATTAAATATAGGAAAATATGGTAGTATAGAATTATCAAAAGAAGAGATAAATGAAGTAAATATGGAAAATAATATTTCCAATAGATCATATAATCAACAAATACCAAGATTTCGTCCTTTATATGGAAATGATTATAAAAAATCAAGAAGAAGACGTTAATATTTCATTCTCCATAAAGTATATGAACTATAAATCTTGCATATGAAAGAAAATATCTTTTTGAAAAAATTGCTTCATAAATATCTTTTAAATCTTCTTTTTTTATTAAATTTAATCTAGCATATACAAATATAGATATTATAAATACTAAAATAGTTGAAATTATCCAATGTAATGAAAATAAATTTGCTAATATGGCTATTAATAATGGAGTTAATACTAAAATTGGTTTAAATTCTAATCTAAATCCTATTTTTTTCGACATTATAATAGTTACAATTAATTCTGAGAAATATCCACTTATATAAGATATAGCTGCTCCTAAATCTCCAAAATAATTAACCATAGGGATATAAAGTATTATTCTTGGAATATTTGATGCAATTCCAAATAAAGTAACAAGTTTATACTTTCCATATGCATATATTAAATTAGCAAATCCTGATGTTATAGGCATTATAAAAGTTCCAATTAATAATATTTGTAAAGAAAGAGTTGAATTTAAATATTCCTTACCTAAAAATCCCAATGGAACATGAGGATATAATATACCAAGAGCTGTAATTGGCATAGTAATAGCATAGGAAATTCTTATTGCTCTACTTATTGCTCTTTTTCTTCCATCTTCCATTCCACTTAATAAAGGAAACATTAATCCTAAAATTGTTGAAGATATTGTATAAACAAATGAAGCAATCATAAATGAAATATAATAAGTTCCTGTAGTTTTTCCTCCAATTATTCCATATATACTTATTATTCCAAGCCAACTTCCTGTCGATCCTAAAATAGCTGAAATATATGATGGTAAACTTGCTATTATTAATTCTTTAATAATTTTTTTATTTAATTTTTTTATTTTTAACCATTCAATTCTTTTACACATAATTATATAAATTATATCTGAAATTAAAATTGATATAATAAGACCACCAATAATTCCATAAAGACCCATTCCAATATATAAAAGAAAAATACCTATAATAAATTTTGAAATTTGTGATATTAATGCTATTAATGCTATTATTTCAGTTTTTAATAATGCTATAAAAAAAGAAGAAAAAATTGCACTCCAACTACAATATCCTATTAAAATAAATAATGATGCAAAAGATAGTTCTATTCTACTATATCCCATAAAACCATCAGGTAGAAAAAATAATAAAATAGAAGCTATTAAAGAAAGAAAAAAACTAATAATTAAAGAATTACTAAAATAATAATTTATTCTTTCATAATCATTTAATCCTAATGATTTTCCTATCATTCTTATTTCTCCAGAAGAAAGACTAAGATTAAAATAAACAGCTATTAAAGAAGAAAAACCAACTATTGCTGCAGTAGTACCTATAATTGATGATTCTATAAATTTTGTAGCAATAATCCAATATAAATAACCAATAAAATTATTTATAATAGAAGAAAAATAAAGCCAAAGACTTCCTTTAACAACTTTTCCAATACTCATTAAATCACCAATAATATTTCATATGATTTTAAAATCTAATTTTTATTTTTTAATTCATTTAAAAGACTATGAATAGTTTTTATTAAAGCTTCTTTACTATTCATTTTAGGCTTCCATCCTAAAGATTTAATTTTTTCAATAGATAAAGCTATACATTTTACATCTCCAAGCCAACCAATACCATTTAAAATAGGTTTATAAATAAAATTTGTATTCTTTAATCCTAATACTTCTAATGTAATTTTAGCTACATCATTAACACTTATCCAATCTTCATTTCCTATATTATATACTTCAAAATTTCTTGATGAATTTTTCCATGCTATTATAGTAGCATCTATGGCATCTTCTATATGAATATAACTTCTTATTTGATTTCCATCTCCTAAAATTTCTAAAATTTTTGAATTTTTCATAAGTTTTATTAAAAAATCATAAACAACTCCATGTCTCAATCTAGGACCTACAACATTAGCATAACGAAGAATAATAGCTTTAATTCCATAAAGTTTACTATAAGCATGAATTAAATTTTCACAAGAAGCTTTACTTGCTCCATAAATTGATATTGGTTTTATAGAAGCATTTTCATTAACTGGTATATAATCTGGTTCTCCATAAACACTACTTGAAGAAGCAAATACAATTTCTTTTACATCTTTTCTTCTCATAGCTTCTAATAAATTAAATGTTGCTACTATATTTTCATTAAAATGTATTTCTGGATTTATTGTACTTACTCTAACTTCTGGATTAGCTGCAAAATGAAATATTGTTTCTGTTTCTTCAATTGCTTTTAATAAATCTTCAAAATTCTTTAAATCTATATATAAAAAATTATGAGATTTAATATTTTCAATTCTTCCACTACTAAGATTATCTAAGATTTTTACATTACCAAGTCTATCTGCTAAATGACTTCCAATAAATCCAGCTCCTCCAGTTATTATTATCAAATTAAGCACCTTATAAGAAATCTTTATTTATTGATATTAATTTTTTATGCATTTACTTTAATTGTCTTTAATTTCTTACTTAATAATTTAGCTTTTTTTATACTTATCTTAGCCATTTCTTTTATTTTCATTAAATCTTTTTCATTTAATACATTTTCATAATCTACAGCAATTAAAGCTGCAATAGCTTCTTTTAAATTCCTAGGTCTTTCAATTATTTTTGATGCTCTTTTAATTAAATATCTTGGAAAGAG
Encoded proteins:
- a CDS encoding ATP-binding protein, whose amino-acid sequence is MMFYEIFPTNFYMLPENRQNELLAKFTLFLHSIPSTIRVIIIKGKRGVEIEGRIVVIEHPTFYIECQESIDNILESTQFLFQNIDSIPIPKIRKEKWNYLILEDGRFAKNFTIYELPSVLPIGFLSELYDIADLIQFKITSLPSEDAVSKLENYKKTLNALILTHLNKKRSPPQNLLLKKEMVEATLQAIIMGLSKLFKISINFTIFASSIKELKEKSKQLQNKLSARLIKIDSPKFLQKEIYEGDGKKLYVESNTICAFYPFVTSEIIESGGIFLGINVKSGAPVVFNPLIRPNLNISIIGTSGSGKSFTTKIFLKRLLEKHPDMLVYIIDPEGEYSALMNWLGGETINISSLELGLDPLILFEKGEAADIICDATGLIDRKDISRIRDLIMSSNSLLELYNKLPSDLKEKFSSIINGPESFIFRGESLLFSPKMSFNMKGVESKFIKQLSSLLIFGKIWQIVSKHNVFGISKATPRLIIVDEAWLFMEVPSAAIFLEKVARLGRKRNCILIINTQRPADIIEKNFGRTILENSATKIIMKQDELNKKIMSEIFGLSNQEIELTINLSQGEGLLMTETTHIWVHFLASSDDEYCLFTTKPSESMTF
- a CDS encoding methyl-accepting chemotaxis protein, translated to MVQEFLKSRQGLVDSAKKGKTLSEEAVLSAQKSMEVVNIISQITEKAKSSLNYLEDASKKISEVIDTIKDIADQTSLLALNAAIEAARAGEAGRGFAVVASEIRKLAEETRKSVDTTQQLVKKVQEATNNTLDNMRDLTNKLSEGSNVIMSGIESLKKLSSVTIEISDAVFGRGAMAQAIMEMIKKIKESIEEVASAAEENASATEEITSSIEEVSSSLESQKEIINELTK
- a CDS encoding single-stranded DNA-binding protein is translated as MSEIRKIEDLNPASRRIDLLVKVLEISPIKEVSTKDGKKHNVVEVLVGDNTGCVLMSLWDNDINKVKVGQTISIKNAYITLFRGSMRLNIGKYGSIELSKEEINEVNMENNISNRSYNQQIPRFRPLYGNDYKKSRRRR
- a CDS encoding oligosaccharide flippase family protein, producing the protein MSIGKVVKGSLWLYFSSIINNFIGYLYWIIATKFIESSIIGTTAAIVGFSSLIAVYFNLSLSSGEIRMIGKSLGLNDYERINYYFSNSLIISFFLSLIASILLFFLPDGFMGYSRIELSFASLFILIGYCSWSAIFSSFFIALLKTEIIALIALISQISKFIIGIFLLYIGMGLYGIIGGLIISILISDIIYIIMCKRIEWLKIKKLNKKIIKELIIASLPSYISAILGSTGSWLGIISIYGIIGGKTTGTYYISFMIASFVYTISSTILGLMFPLLSGMEDGRKRAISRAIRISYAITMPITALGILYPHVPLGFLGKEYLNSTLSLQILLIGTFIMPITSGFANLIYAYGKYKLVTLFGIASNIPRIILYIPMVNYFGDLGAAISYISGYFSELIVTIIMSKKIGFRLEFKPILVLTPLLIAILANLFSLHWIISTILVFIISIFVYARLNLIKKEDLKDIYEAIFSKRYFLSYARFIVHILYGE
- a CDS encoding NAD-dependent epimerase/dehydratase family protein: MLNLIIITGGAGFIGSHLADRLGNVKILDNLSSGRIENIKSHNFLYIDLKNFEDLLKAIEETETIFHFAANPEVRVSTINPEIHFNENIVATFNLLEAMRRKDVKEIVFASSSSVYGEPDYIPVNENASIKPISIYGASKASCENLIHAYSKLYGIKAIILRYANVVGPRLRHGVVYDFLIKLMKNSKILEILGDGNQIRSYIHIEDAIDATIIAWKNSSRNFEVYNIGNEDWISVNDVAKITLEVLGLKNTNFIYKPILNGIGWLGDVKCIALSIEKIKSLGWKPKMNSKEALIKTIHSLLNELKNKN